Proteins found in one Sphaeramia orbicularis chromosome 8, fSphaOr1.1, whole genome shotgun sequence genomic segment:
- the sgsm3 gene encoding small G protein signaling modulator 3 isoform X2 — protein sequence MSGTYTPAPGGPFSALTPSMWPQDILAKYHQKDSPEQSELHYDEFGFRMDTEDGEEPKSWLGTEGSPQREDPQQRLRWQAHLEFTHNHTVGDLTWELIAPVLPRSERLRSLVLGGIPHSMRPQLWMRLSGALQKKRTSEISYREIIKNSSNDDTTTAKQIEKDLLRTMPTNACFSSLTSVGVPRLRRVLRGLAWLYPDIGYCQGTGMVVSCLLLFLEEEDVLWMMCALIEDLLPPSYFSSTLLGVQTDQRVLRQLIIQYLPALDRLLQEHDIELSLITLHWFLTSFASVVDIRLLLRIWDLLFYQGSLVLFQITLGMLKIKEEELVSSENSASIFNTLSDLPSQLKDGPALLGESMRLAGTLSQETLDAHRHKHLAYILNEQAQLNNGNNTTLNTNLNKVVRRQSLRRKSTLSSLLFGEDEAEALKSKNIKQTELVAALREAIARTAEHFHCLDPRHSSTDLTPDYSMESHQRDHENFLVVSRNRRRRAKALLDFERHDDDELGFRKNDIITIISQKDEHCWVGELNGLRGWFPAKFVEILDERSKEYSLAGDDSVTEAVTDLARGTLCPALKAIFQHGLKKPSILGGPCHPWLFIEEAASREVERDFNSVYSRLVLCKTYRLDEDGKVLTPEELLYRAVQSVNMSHDTAHAQMDVKFRSLVCVGLNEQVLHLWLEVLCSSMAAVEKWYHPWSFLRSPGWVQIKCELRVLSKFAFSLSQDCELPDKKEKSTILKADVMDVLVQHHLFSWDL from the exons ATGTCAG GTACCTACACACCAGCCCCTGGTGGGCCATTCTCTGCTCTGACTCCTAGCATGTGGCCCCAGGACATTTTGGCCAAATACCATCAA AAAGACTCCCCAGAACAGTCTGAACTCCATTATGATGAGTTTGGTTTCAGGATGGACACTGAAG atggTGAGGAACCAAAGTCCTGGTTGGGCACTGAAGGCTCACCTCAGCGTGAAGATCCCCAGCAGCGACTGCGCTGGCAAGCCCACCTAGAGTTCACCCACAACCACACTGTGGGTGACCTGACTTGGGAGTTAATTGCCCCTGTCCTTCCACGCTCTGAGCGCCTGCGTTCTCTGGTGCTGGGGGGGATTCCTCACAGCATGAGGCCACAG CTTTGGATGCGGCTGTCTGGAGCATTGCAGAAGAAGAGGACCTCTGAGATCTCTTACAGAGAAATCATCAAGAACAGCTCTAATGATGACACGACCACAGCTAAGCAG ATAGAGAAGGACCTGTTACGGACGATGCCTACGAATGCATGTTTTAGCAGTTTGACCAGTGTTGGAGTGCCGAGGCTGAGACGGGTACTGAGGGGCCTCGCCTGGCTCTACCCAGACATCGGGTACTGTCAGGGCACTGGCATG gTGGTTTCTTGTTTGCTGCTCTTTCTTGAGGAGGAAGACGTATTATGGATGATGTGTGCTCTGATCGAAGACCTCCTCCCTCCATCCTACTTCTCCTCTACACTACTGGGTGTCCAAACAGACCAAAGGGTTCTCCGGCAGCTAATTATACAGTATCTACCAGCCCTTGACCGCCTTCTACAGGAGCATGACATAG AGTTGTCGCTGATCACGCTGCACTGGTTCCTGACATCGTTTGCCAGTGTGGTGGACATCCGTCTGCTGCTTAGAATATGGGACCTGCTCTTTTATCAGGGTTCATTGGTACTCTTTCAGATCACACTGGGCATGCTCAAGATCAAG GAGGAGGAGCTCGTATCATCAGAGAACTCGGCGTCCATTTTTAATACGCTGTCAGACCTGCCAAGCCAGCTAAAAGATGGGCCTGCCCTTCTTGGAGAGTCAATGAGGCTAGCAGGGACACTGTCACAGGAAACTCTGGATGCCCACCGACACAAACACCTAGCCTACATCCTAAATGAACAGGCTCAGCTCAATAATGGAAACAACACAACGCTTAACACCAATCTCAACAAG GTGGTGAGGAGACAGTCTCTCCGCAGGAAGTCCACGCTGAGCTCACTGCTCTTTGGGGAGGATGAGGCAGAAGCCCTGAAGTCTAAGAACATCAAGCAGACAGAGCTGGTAGCTGCTCTGCGAGAGGCCATAGCCCGCACTGCAGAGCATTTCCACTGTTTGGACCCACGACACTCTAGCACA GACCTGACTCCTGACTACTCCATGGAGAGCCACCAACGAGATCATGAAAACTTTCTTGTGGTGTCTCGCAACCGACGGAGACGTGCAAAGGCTCTGCTGGACTTTGAGCGACACGATGATGATGAGCTAGGCTTCAGGAAAAATGACATAATTACT ATTATCTCACAGAAGGATGAACACTGTTGGGTTGGTGAGCTCAATGGCCTCAGAG GCTGGTTTCCAGCAAAGTTTGTGGAAATCCTGGATGAAAGAAGCAAGGAG tACTCATTAGCAGGTGATGACTCTGTAACGGAGGCTGTGACCGATCTGGCCAGGGGGACTCTGTGCCCGGCCCTGAAGGCCATCTTTCAGCATGGCCTAAAGAAACCATCAATACTGGGAGGACCCTGCCATCCTTGGTTATTCATAGAGGAG GCGGCTAGTAGAGAAGTGGAGCGGGACTTCAACTCTGTCTACTCCAGATTGGTGCTTTGTAAAACCTACAG GTTAGATGAAGATGGGAAAGTTCTAACACCAGAGGAGCTGCTGTACAGA GCGGTGCAGTCAGTCAACATGAGTCACGACACAGCACACGCCCAAATGGATGTCAAGTTTAGGTCTCTTGTCTGCGTTGGCCTTAA TGAGCAGGTGCTGCACCTGTGGTTGGAGGTGTTGTGCTCCAGTATGGCAGCTGTAGAGAAATGGTATCACCCCTGGTCCTTCCTTCGTAGTCCAGGATGGGTACAGATCAAGTGTGAGCTCAG GGTCTTATCAAAGTTTGCCTTCAGTCTCTCCCAAGATTGTGAACTACCCGACAAGAAAGAG AAATCAACTATTCTGAAAGCAGACGTTATGGATGTGCTGGTTCAGCATCACCTCTTTAGTTGGGATCTCTAG
- the gtpbp1 gene encoding GTP-binding protein 1 isoform X1 → MASIAATHEPGLNPGSIPLADALVPASIFAPDRGGCADDAGDECFDDGDMLNGELEDRGVDFTSKLALVSPNGEQYDSLLRQLRDRMEEGCGETIYVVGMGSDGGDWGLDEKDMEASVATVRSMCEQIDADLIPLRERNESAGLVRDYLIRRRVGELDFLEVRVAVVGNVDAGKSTLLGVLTHGELDNGRGFARQKLFRHKHEMESGRTSSVGNDILGFDQEGQVVNKPDSHGGSLDWTKICEKSSKVITFIDLAGHEKYLKTTVFGMTGHLPDFCMLMVGSNAGIVGMTKEHLGLALALNVPVFVVVTKIDMCPANILQETLKLLQRLLKSPGCRKIPVLVQNKDDVIVTASNFSSERMCPIFQISNVTGENMDLLKMFLNLLSSRTSYRDDQPAEFQIDDTYSVPGVGTVVSGTTLRGLIRLNDTMLLGPDPLGSFIPIAVKSIHRKRMPVKEVRGGQTASFALKKIKRSSIRKGMVMVSPRLSPQATWEFEAEILVLHHPTTISPRYQAMVHCGSIRQTATILSMNRDCLRTGDKASVHFRFIKTPEYLHCDQRLVFREGRTKAVGTITKLLQSTNNLPSNSKPPQIKMQSTKKAPLRKEDGTTAAGDDVATIAQSAGSNTTQPGEGDEDPQIKEGNKENKPKSGGGGRRRGGQRHKGKGQNSSANTTAAPSSSGIGGC, encoded by the exons ATGGCATCAATAGCAGCAACTCATGAGCCAGGTTTAAATCCAGGCTCCATACCGCTGGCTGATGCTTTAGTCCCCGCTAGTATCTTCGCTCCAGACCGGGGAGGATGCGCGGACGACGCCGGGGACGAGTGCTTCGACGACGGGGACATGCTCAATGGCGAGCTCGAGGACCGAGGGGTTGACTTCACTAGCAAG CTGGCACTTGTTAGCCCGAACGGGGAACAGTATGACTCTTTACTTCGCCAATTACGTGACAGGATGGAGGAGGGGTGTGGAGAGACCATCTACGTAGTTGGGATGGGCTCAG ATGGTGGTGACTGGGGTCTAGATGAGAAAGATATGGAGGCCTCGGTTGCCACGGTGCGCTCTATGTGTGAGCAAATAGATGCTGATCTCATCCCACTACGAGAGCGCAACGAGTCTGCTGGTCTGGTGCGCGACTATTTGATTCGCCGGCGTGTGGGTGAGCTGGACTTCCTGGAGGTCAG GGTTGCAGTTGTGGGGAATGTGGATGCTGGGAAGAGTACGTTGCTGGGGGTATTAACACATGGAGAGCTGGACAATGGCAGAGGCTTTGCTCGCCAGAAGCTCTTCAGACACAAACATGAGATGGAGAGCGGCAGGACCAGCAGCGTTGGCAACGATATCCTGGGGTTTGACCAGGAGGGGCAG GTGGTGAATAAGCCTGACAGTCACGGAGGAAGCCTGGACTGGACTAAAATATGTGAGAAGTCCTCTAAAGTGATTACCTTCATAGACTTAGCTGGCCATGAGAAATACCTCAAGACCACTGTGTTTGGGATGACTGGACACCTGCCTGACTTCTGCATGCTCATG GTGGGCAGTAATGCAGGTATTGTAGGGATGACCAAAGAGCACCTGGGCCTGGCCTTAGCTCTAAACGTGCCTGTGTTTGTGGTGGTGACCAAGATAGACATGTGTCCTGCAAACATCTTGCAAG AGACGTTGAAGCTGCTCCAGCGGTTACTGAAGTCCCCTGGCTGTAGGAAGATCCCCGTCCTGGTTCAGAACAAAGACGACGTCATAGTCACAGCCTCAAACTTCAGCTCAGAGAG GATGTGCCCCATCTTTCAGATCTCCAACGTAACTGGCGAGAACATGGACCTGCTCAAAATGTTTCTCAACCTGCTCTCCTCTAGGACCTCCTACCGAGACGACCAGCCTGCAGAGTTTCAGATAGACGACACCTACTCTGTACCG GGCGTAGGAACAGTAGTATCAGGAACTACTTTACGTGGACTCATACGTCTGAATGACACCATGCTACTGGGGCCTGATCCTTTGGGCAGCTTCATCCCTATTGCTGTCAAATCGATACACCGTAAGAGGATGCCTGTGAAGGAAGTTAGAGGAGGCCAGACCGCCTCGTTTGCTCTCAAAAAG ATTAAGCGTTCGTCCATAAGGAAAGGCATGGTGATGGTGTCCCCACGGTTGAGCCCACAGGCCACTTGGGAGTTTGAGGCAGAGATCCTGGTGTTGCATCATCCCACGACAATATCACCACGATACCAGGCTATGG TCCACTGTGGCAGCATACGGCAGACAGCCACTATTCTGTCCATGAATAGAGACTGTTTACGGACCGGGGATAAGGCTTCAGTCCACTTCCGCTTCATCAAAACCCCCGAGTACCTGCATTGTGACCAGAGGCTGGTGTTCAGGGAGGGCCGCACGAAAGCTGTGGGGACTATTACTAAG CTGTTGCAATCCACCAACAATTTGCCGTCAAATTCCAAACCTCCTCAAATCAAAATGCAATCCACAAAAAAGGCACCGCTCCGAAAAGAAGACGGCACGACAGCAGCCGGAGACGACGTAGCGACGATAGCACAGTCAGCAGGTTCAAACACGACACAACCG GGAGAGGGGGATGAAGACCCTCAAATAAAGGAGGGCAACAAAGAGAACAAG CCAAAGTCCGGAGGCGGTGGAAGGAGGAGGGGTGGTCAGAGGCACAAAGGAAAAGGCCAGAATAGCAGTGCCAACACCACAGCAGCCCCCTCCTCATCAGGGATAGGAGGCTGCTGA
- the gtpbp1 gene encoding GTP-binding protein 1 isoform X3, with protein sequence MASIAATHEPGLNPGSIPLADALVPASIFAPDRGGCADDAGDECFDDGDMLNGELEDRGVDFTSKLALVSPNGEQYDSLLRQLRDRMEEGCGETIYVVGMGSDGGDWGLDEKDMEASVATVRSMCEQIDADLIPLRERNESAGLVRDYLIRRRVGELDFLEVRVAVVGNVDAGKSTLLGVLTHGELDNGRGFARQKLFRHKHEMESGRTSSVGNDILGFDQEGQVVNKPDSHGGSLDWTKICEKSSKVITFIDLAGHEKYLKTTVFGMTGHLPDFCMLMVGSNAGIVGMTKEHLGLALALNVPVFVVVTKIDMCPANILQETLKLLQRLLKSPGCRKIPVLVQNKDDVIVTASNFSSERMCPIFQISNVTGENMDLLKMFLNLLSSRTSYRDDQPAEFQIDDTYSVPGVGTVVSGTTLRGLIRLNDTMLLGPDPLGSFIPIAVKSIHRKRMPVKEVRGGQTASFALKKIKRSSIRKGMVMVSPRLSPQATWEFEAEILVLHHPTTISPRYQAMVHCGSIRQTATILSMNRDCLRTGDKASVHFRFIKTPEYLHCDQRLVFREGRTKAVGTITKLLQSTNNLPSNSKPPQIKMQSTKKAPLRKEDGTTAAGDDVATIAQSAGSNTTQPGEGDEDPQIKEGNKENKVKWVDSKE encoded by the exons ATGGCATCAATAGCAGCAACTCATGAGCCAGGTTTAAATCCAGGCTCCATACCGCTGGCTGATGCTTTAGTCCCCGCTAGTATCTTCGCTCCAGACCGGGGAGGATGCGCGGACGACGCCGGGGACGAGTGCTTCGACGACGGGGACATGCTCAATGGCGAGCTCGAGGACCGAGGGGTTGACTTCACTAGCAAG CTGGCACTTGTTAGCCCGAACGGGGAACAGTATGACTCTTTACTTCGCCAATTACGTGACAGGATGGAGGAGGGGTGTGGAGAGACCATCTACGTAGTTGGGATGGGCTCAG ATGGTGGTGACTGGGGTCTAGATGAGAAAGATATGGAGGCCTCGGTTGCCACGGTGCGCTCTATGTGTGAGCAAATAGATGCTGATCTCATCCCACTACGAGAGCGCAACGAGTCTGCTGGTCTGGTGCGCGACTATTTGATTCGCCGGCGTGTGGGTGAGCTGGACTTCCTGGAGGTCAG GGTTGCAGTTGTGGGGAATGTGGATGCTGGGAAGAGTACGTTGCTGGGGGTATTAACACATGGAGAGCTGGACAATGGCAGAGGCTTTGCTCGCCAGAAGCTCTTCAGACACAAACATGAGATGGAGAGCGGCAGGACCAGCAGCGTTGGCAACGATATCCTGGGGTTTGACCAGGAGGGGCAG GTGGTGAATAAGCCTGACAGTCACGGAGGAAGCCTGGACTGGACTAAAATATGTGAGAAGTCCTCTAAAGTGATTACCTTCATAGACTTAGCTGGCCATGAGAAATACCTCAAGACCACTGTGTTTGGGATGACTGGACACCTGCCTGACTTCTGCATGCTCATG GTGGGCAGTAATGCAGGTATTGTAGGGATGACCAAAGAGCACCTGGGCCTGGCCTTAGCTCTAAACGTGCCTGTGTTTGTGGTGGTGACCAAGATAGACATGTGTCCTGCAAACATCTTGCAAG AGACGTTGAAGCTGCTCCAGCGGTTACTGAAGTCCCCTGGCTGTAGGAAGATCCCCGTCCTGGTTCAGAACAAAGACGACGTCATAGTCACAGCCTCAAACTTCAGCTCAGAGAG GATGTGCCCCATCTTTCAGATCTCCAACGTAACTGGCGAGAACATGGACCTGCTCAAAATGTTTCTCAACCTGCTCTCCTCTAGGACCTCCTACCGAGACGACCAGCCTGCAGAGTTTCAGATAGACGACACCTACTCTGTACCG GGCGTAGGAACAGTAGTATCAGGAACTACTTTACGTGGACTCATACGTCTGAATGACACCATGCTACTGGGGCCTGATCCTTTGGGCAGCTTCATCCCTATTGCTGTCAAATCGATACACCGTAAGAGGATGCCTGTGAAGGAAGTTAGAGGAGGCCAGACCGCCTCGTTTGCTCTCAAAAAG ATTAAGCGTTCGTCCATAAGGAAAGGCATGGTGATGGTGTCCCCACGGTTGAGCCCACAGGCCACTTGGGAGTTTGAGGCAGAGATCCTGGTGTTGCATCATCCCACGACAATATCACCACGATACCAGGCTATGG TCCACTGTGGCAGCATACGGCAGACAGCCACTATTCTGTCCATGAATAGAGACTGTTTACGGACCGGGGATAAGGCTTCAGTCCACTTCCGCTTCATCAAAACCCCCGAGTACCTGCATTGTGACCAGAGGCTGGTGTTCAGGGAGGGCCGCACGAAAGCTGTGGGGACTATTACTAAG CTGTTGCAATCCACCAACAATTTGCCGTCAAATTCCAAACCTCCTCAAATCAAAATGCAATCCACAAAAAAGGCACCGCTCCGAAAAGAAGACGGCACGACAGCAGCCGGAGACGACGTAGCGACGATAGCACAGTCAGCAGGTTCAAACACGACACAACCG GGAGAGGGGGATGAAGACCCTCAAATAAAGGAGGGCAACAAAGAGAACAAGGTAAAATGGGTTGATTCAAAAGAGTGA
- the sgsm3 gene encoding small G protein signaling modulator 3 isoform X1 produces MSGTYTPAPGGPFSALTPSMWPQDILAKYHQKDSPEQSELHYDEFGFRMDTEDGEEPKSWLGTEGSPQREDPQQRLRWQAHLEFTHNHTVGDLTWELIAPVLPRSERLRSLVLGGIPHSMRPQLWMRLSGALQKKRTSEISYREIIKNSSNDDTTTAKQIEKDLLRTMPTNACFSSLTSVGVPRLRRVLRGLAWLYPDIGYCQGTGMVVSCLLLFLEEEDVLWMMCALIEDLLPPSYFSSTLLGVQTDQRVLRQLIIQYLPALDRLLQEHDIELSLITLHWFLTSFASVVDIRLLLRIWDLLFYQGSLVLFQITLGMLKIKEEELVSSENSASIFNTLSDLPSQLKDGPALLGESMRLAGTLSQETLDAHRHKHLAYILNEQAQLNNGNNTTLNTNLNKVVRRQSLRRKSTLSSLLFGEDEAEALKSKNIKQTELVAALREAIARTAEHFHCLDPRHSSTDLTPDYSMESHQRDHENFLVVSRNRRRRAKALLDFERHDDDELGFRKNDIITIISQKDEHCWVGELNGLRGWFPAKFVEILDERSKEYSLAGDDSVTEAVTDLARGTLCPALKAIFQHGLKKPSILGGPCHPWLFIEEAASREVERDFNSVYSRLVLCKTYRLDEDGKVLTPEELLYRAVQSVNMSHDTAHAQMDVKFRSLVCVGLNEQVLHLWLEVLCSSMAAVEKWYHPWSFLRSPGWVQIKCELRVLSKFAFSLSQDCELPDKKEEKEQRPLKEGVQDMLVKHHLFSWDIDG; encoded by the exons ATGTCAG GTACCTACACACCAGCCCCTGGTGGGCCATTCTCTGCTCTGACTCCTAGCATGTGGCCCCAGGACATTTTGGCCAAATACCATCAA AAAGACTCCCCAGAACAGTCTGAACTCCATTATGATGAGTTTGGTTTCAGGATGGACACTGAAG atggTGAGGAACCAAAGTCCTGGTTGGGCACTGAAGGCTCACCTCAGCGTGAAGATCCCCAGCAGCGACTGCGCTGGCAAGCCCACCTAGAGTTCACCCACAACCACACTGTGGGTGACCTGACTTGGGAGTTAATTGCCCCTGTCCTTCCACGCTCTGAGCGCCTGCGTTCTCTGGTGCTGGGGGGGATTCCTCACAGCATGAGGCCACAG CTTTGGATGCGGCTGTCTGGAGCATTGCAGAAGAAGAGGACCTCTGAGATCTCTTACAGAGAAATCATCAAGAACAGCTCTAATGATGACACGACCACAGCTAAGCAG ATAGAGAAGGACCTGTTACGGACGATGCCTACGAATGCATGTTTTAGCAGTTTGACCAGTGTTGGAGTGCCGAGGCTGAGACGGGTACTGAGGGGCCTCGCCTGGCTCTACCCAGACATCGGGTACTGTCAGGGCACTGGCATG gTGGTTTCTTGTTTGCTGCTCTTTCTTGAGGAGGAAGACGTATTATGGATGATGTGTGCTCTGATCGAAGACCTCCTCCCTCCATCCTACTTCTCCTCTACACTACTGGGTGTCCAAACAGACCAAAGGGTTCTCCGGCAGCTAATTATACAGTATCTACCAGCCCTTGACCGCCTTCTACAGGAGCATGACATAG AGTTGTCGCTGATCACGCTGCACTGGTTCCTGACATCGTTTGCCAGTGTGGTGGACATCCGTCTGCTGCTTAGAATATGGGACCTGCTCTTTTATCAGGGTTCATTGGTACTCTTTCAGATCACACTGGGCATGCTCAAGATCAAG GAGGAGGAGCTCGTATCATCAGAGAACTCGGCGTCCATTTTTAATACGCTGTCAGACCTGCCAAGCCAGCTAAAAGATGGGCCTGCCCTTCTTGGAGAGTCAATGAGGCTAGCAGGGACACTGTCACAGGAAACTCTGGATGCCCACCGACACAAACACCTAGCCTACATCCTAAATGAACAGGCTCAGCTCAATAATGGAAACAACACAACGCTTAACACCAATCTCAACAAG GTGGTGAGGAGACAGTCTCTCCGCAGGAAGTCCACGCTGAGCTCACTGCTCTTTGGGGAGGATGAGGCAGAAGCCCTGAAGTCTAAGAACATCAAGCAGACAGAGCTGGTAGCTGCTCTGCGAGAGGCCATAGCCCGCACTGCAGAGCATTTCCACTGTTTGGACCCACGACACTCTAGCACA GACCTGACTCCTGACTACTCCATGGAGAGCCACCAACGAGATCATGAAAACTTTCTTGTGGTGTCTCGCAACCGACGGAGACGTGCAAAGGCTCTGCTGGACTTTGAGCGACACGATGATGATGAGCTAGGCTTCAGGAAAAATGACATAATTACT ATTATCTCACAGAAGGATGAACACTGTTGGGTTGGTGAGCTCAATGGCCTCAGAG GCTGGTTTCCAGCAAAGTTTGTGGAAATCCTGGATGAAAGAAGCAAGGAG tACTCATTAGCAGGTGATGACTCTGTAACGGAGGCTGTGACCGATCTGGCCAGGGGGACTCTGTGCCCGGCCCTGAAGGCCATCTTTCAGCATGGCCTAAAGAAACCATCAATACTGGGAGGACCCTGCCATCCTTGGTTATTCATAGAGGAG GCGGCTAGTAGAGAAGTGGAGCGGGACTTCAACTCTGTCTACTCCAGATTGGTGCTTTGTAAAACCTACAG GTTAGATGAAGATGGGAAAGTTCTAACACCAGAGGAGCTGCTGTACAGA GCGGTGCAGTCAGTCAACATGAGTCACGACACAGCACACGCCCAAATGGATGTCAAGTTTAGGTCTCTTGTCTGCGTTGGCCTTAA TGAGCAGGTGCTGCACCTGTGGTTGGAGGTGTTGTGCTCCAGTATGGCAGCTGTAGAGAAATGGTATCACCCCTGGTCCTTCCTTCGTAGTCCAGGATGGGTACAGATCAAGTGTGAGCTCAG GGTCTTATCAAAGTTTGCCTTCAGTCTCTCCCAAGATTGTGAACTACCCGACAAGAAAGAG gAGAAGGAGCAGAGGCCGCTAAAAGAGGGAGTGCAGGATATGTTGGTCAAACATCACCTTTTCAGCTGGGACATTGATGGTTAG
- the gtpbp1 gene encoding GTP-binding protein 1 isoform X2, with amino-acid sequence MASIAATHEPGLNPGSIPLADALVPASIFAPDRGGCADDAGDECFDDGDMLNGELEDRGVDFTSKLALVSPNGEQYDSLLRQLRDRMEEGCGETIYVVGMGSDGGDWGLDEKDMEASVATVRSMCEQIDADLIPLRERNESAGLVRDYLIRRRVGELDFLEVRVAVVGNVDAGKSTLLGVLTHGELDNGRGFARQKLFRHKHEMESGRTSSVGNDILGFDQEGQVVNKPDSHGGSLDWTKICEKSSKVITFIDLAGHEKYLKTTVFGMTGHLPDFCMLMVGSNAGIVGMTKEHLGLALALNVPVFVVVTKIDMCPANILQETLKLLQRLLKSPGCRKIPVLVQNKDDVIVTASNFSSERMCPIFQISNVTGENMDLLKMFLNLLSSRTSYRDDQPAEFQIDDTYSVPGVGTVVSGTTLRGLIRLNDTMLLGPDPLGSFIPIAVKSIHRKRMPVKEVRGGQTASFALKKIKRSSIRKGMVMVSPRLSPQATWEFEAEILVLHHPTTISPRYQAMVHCGSIRQTATILSMNRDCLRTGDKASVHFRFIKTPEYLHCDQRLVFREGRTKAVGTITKLLQSTNNLPSNSKPPQIKMQSTKKAPLRKEDGTTAAGDDVATIAQSAGSNTTQPPKSGGGGRRRGGQRHKGKGQNSSANTTAAPSSSGIGGC; translated from the exons ATGGCATCAATAGCAGCAACTCATGAGCCAGGTTTAAATCCAGGCTCCATACCGCTGGCTGATGCTTTAGTCCCCGCTAGTATCTTCGCTCCAGACCGGGGAGGATGCGCGGACGACGCCGGGGACGAGTGCTTCGACGACGGGGACATGCTCAATGGCGAGCTCGAGGACCGAGGGGTTGACTTCACTAGCAAG CTGGCACTTGTTAGCCCGAACGGGGAACAGTATGACTCTTTACTTCGCCAATTACGTGACAGGATGGAGGAGGGGTGTGGAGAGACCATCTACGTAGTTGGGATGGGCTCAG ATGGTGGTGACTGGGGTCTAGATGAGAAAGATATGGAGGCCTCGGTTGCCACGGTGCGCTCTATGTGTGAGCAAATAGATGCTGATCTCATCCCACTACGAGAGCGCAACGAGTCTGCTGGTCTGGTGCGCGACTATTTGATTCGCCGGCGTGTGGGTGAGCTGGACTTCCTGGAGGTCAG GGTTGCAGTTGTGGGGAATGTGGATGCTGGGAAGAGTACGTTGCTGGGGGTATTAACACATGGAGAGCTGGACAATGGCAGAGGCTTTGCTCGCCAGAAGCTCTTCAGACACAAACATGAGATGGAGAGCGGCAGGACCAGCAGCGTTGGCAACGATATCCTGGGGTTTGACCAGGAGGGGCAG GTGGTGAATAAGCCTGACAGTCACGGAGGAAGCCTGGACTGGACTAAAATATGTGAGAAGTCCTCTAAAGTGATTACCTTCATAGACTTAGCTGGCCATGAGAAATACCTCAAGACCACTGTGTTTGGGATGACTGGACACCTGCCTGACTTCTGCATGCTCATG GTGGGCAGTAATGCAGGTATTGTAGGGATGACCAAAGAGCACCTGGGCCTGGCCTTAGCTCTAAACGTGCCTGTGTTTGTGGTGGTGACCAAGATAGACATGTGTCCTGCAAACATCTTGCAAG AGACGTTGAAGCTGCTCCAGCGGTTACTGAAGTCCCCTGGCTGTAGGAAGATCCCCGTCCTGGTTCAGAACAAAGACGACGTCATAGTCACAGCCTCAAACTTCAGCTCAGAGAG GATGTGCCCCATCTTTCAGATCTCCAACGTAACTGGCGAGAACATGGACCTGCTCAAAATGTTTCTCAACCTGCTCTCCTCTAGGACCTCCTACCGAGACGACCAGCCTGCAGAGTTTCAGATAGACGACACCTACTCTGTACCG GGCGTAGGAACAGTAGTATCAGGAACTACTTTACGTGGACTCATACGTCTGAATGACACCATGCTACTGGGGCCTGATCCTTTGGGCAGCTTCATCCCTATTGCTGTCAAATCGATACACCGTAAGAGGATGCCTGTGAAGGAAGTTAGAGGAGGCCAGACCGCCTCGTTTGCTCTCAAAAAG ATTAAGCGTTCGTCCATAAGGAAAGGCATGGTGATGGTGTCCCCACGGTTGAGCCCACAGGCCACTTGGGAGTTTGAGGCAGAGATCCTGGTGTTGCATCATCCCACGACAATATCACCACGATACCAGGCTATGG TCCACTGTGGCAGCATACGGCAGACAGCCACTATTCTGTCCATGAATAGAGACTGTTTACGGACCGGGGATAAGGCTTCAGTCCACTTCCGCTTCATCAAAACCCCCGAGTACCTGCATTGTGACCAGAGGCTGGTGTTCAGGGAGGGCCGCACGAAAGCTGTGGGGACTATTACTAAG CTGTTGCAATCCACCAACAATTTGCCGTCAAATTCCAAACCTCCTCAAATCAAAATGCAATCCACAAAAAAGGCACCGCTCCGAAAAGAAGACGGCACGACAGCAGCCGGAGACGACGTAGCGACGATAGCACAGTCAGCAGGTTCAAACACGACACAACCG CCAAAGTCCGGAGGCGGTGGAAGGAGGAGGGGTGGTCAGAGGCACAAAGGAAAAGGCCAGAATAGCAGTGCCAACACCACAGCAGCCCCCTCCTCATCAGGGATAGGAGGCTGCTGA